DNA from Strigops habroptila isolate Jane chromosome 2, bStrHab1.2.pri, whole genome shotgun sequence:
gacacactccTCTGGATGCCTCCAGCCAATTGTGCATGACCCGCAGAGGACAGCTGCCAACTACCAGCTGAGTCAGTCCTAACACCACTCCAAGTGTAAGAATCTTAACTTGCCTGTTGCAGCTCCCCAGTGCTGGAAGCTGCCAGCTCAAGTCCTCAGTATGATCTGAATTTGGATGGAGAAGCCAGGAGACACAccttgaatttttcattttcctttccacctGTCAACAGTGAAATTCCATGCAAGCACTTCTTCAAAATCACATAGAACTTGGGAGAGGACGCATTTTCAAGGCCTTGTCAAACATATGGgatttttaacatttatctTTGGTCATAGTTTGGCACAAAGCTAATGAACACATGccacatttttaaacaaggaGACAGAAAATAGGAGCTCCTCTGTATACCACACAAGCTTAAAGCCATCCTCtcataaaaacattaaatatacTTGGCCAGAACAGGCTAGAAAGCATGCAGACACTGTCACTAGCACACTTTGTTGAATGTTAAGTGGCAGTGTTAAGAAGCATAAAACATCATGGTTTATCTGTAGCTAATTGTAATTGATTATCAGAAGGGAGTTGTGTTTGAGTAGAGGTACTTGGAGAGCTGTCCTGGGACCCTTACCAGGTTCAAGACTACTCAATATTTTCCTCAAAGATGTAGAAGTGTGTATAAGCTCACTGCTGATTATATTTGTGGACAACACAAAAGCTGGCACTATGGTGAGCTAAAGAATTGGACCATCACATAAGAGTTCTGGAATAGCTGATAAAGCGTACtgttcaaaattattattattattttttatagcCAAAGCTCAGGTTACACATCCAGGAAAAGAACACAAAGCCACACCTTGAACACTGGGGAAAGAGCTGGCCGAAAAACTATTGACTCTGAAAAAGGGATCATAATGGACAAGGAATTGAACACGAGATCCCAACTTACCACTTGTCACAAAATGTGACGTGTCTCAGAAGCACATCAACAGCGTGCAAAGAAAAAGGGGATTTTACCCATATGTAGATCACTAAAAAAAGCCCATACAACATAAAAGGGATTTATCTCCTTCTTAAAAGAAGATTACAAATATGTGAAGGGACTAAGGAAGACAGGCATAACACAAGATTTCAGGAAGTCAATCCATGCATTTCatcaaaaaaatattaagagcaCACTtatcttcccctcccccccccccccccccaagttttAAATGCATTCccagcaagaaaataaaacctaggGCCAACCTCTTTTGCAGAGCCATCCCCATCTCTTCTTCTGCAAGTGAAAGCTGAAGTCAAATTCTGATCACCAGACAGACTTGCgcttttaaaagcaggattACTAGCTACTGGAACACActatcaaaagaaaacattttatgcCCTTTTCAAGAGCCAGTGCCTTTCTCTAGCATAAAAACCTTCAAGAAGGTCACACTCGATAAAGGGTGTCAAACTTACCTAGACTGCTAATATGAAGTGGGAAGGGACACTTCACCAGATGCCCAATCTCAGCTGATAAAGGACTTTATGTAGTTTCTGCCTTTATACTGAGCAATGCAAAAGCTCACACATCTGACAATGAATCCCCTCAACACACTATCTACCTCCATCTTCCTTAAGATGCCAGCGATCTGACAACCTCCAACAGATTTCTTCCCACTCAGACTTCCAGAAGCCATCCTGCTATAGCCATTAGAGAAGTATGGCTGATACAGAAACAAACGCCCGAGATTCAAGGGCAGTATCTAACAAATATTACACCTCTGTGACCTATGTACCAAAAAGACTTCAGAACTTCCCCCGCCAAAAGGGCCTCAAAGATTCCTGCCATAAACTAACAGAAAAACTCTATATTCCTCATCTTTCATGATAATGAAGGACAACACAATACACTTTCACAGTAGCACAGTTCTCATTAGAACTTACAAATTACGAGCCAATTTCtacattcatattttttcctagCTTCTTTCAAAGTAATAGTACTgataatgcaaaaccagaattttcttCCCTCAGAATGTCAACCAAGTCATTGTGGAGCATACCACTTACAGAAATTGACAATTTTCTGCAGGTATCTGCAGCAAAACTGTGCCAGAAACAGGTAATTCAGCATGCACATTTGGGAAAAGGATCTCAAGGTTTCTGGTTACTATTCTGTCAAGAACAGTTTatgactgaaatgaaaactgtcaCGCTCTTCAGCTTTAAACAATGAGATACAGATTTAGAATAAATGCACGTATTTTAAATGACCACATATCAAGTGCTAAGGCAGCATGAGGACTTGTGAAATTCATCATGACAGCAAAGCTGCTACAGTTCTGTATTTCTAAGTTTTCCAACCAAAGGCTTAAACAACAGATACTGCTTACCACCTACATCCTGTGACTGCATTTTTAGAGGATGATTTCACTTAGCGCTCTTCTTAAGAGCAGAAGGTGTCAGTCTAGTTTGTTTCAGGATTCCACTGAAATaatactattattttaaaagtctggTTTGACAAAAAAAGCCTATCATCCAACCTGCTACTCCCCAGAAACTTGGAAGTGAAGAGAGAATACACAACCAATTTCTTATGCCAACCACTGAATAATGAAGCCCTTTGTAATACAAATGCATACattctggaagcagaaaagctttcagaagtgCATACTTGTTAAACGCCAacccctttctctctcttttcaatATATGTACACATGGGCCTTCATTAAACAGATTTAGCTTAAACAATGTGCCTAACTTCATACTAACTTGAAAGAACAGATTTAATGCCCTAAAGAATTTTCAAACCAGAGTAAATGAGTATGGCCCATTTTTTATCAGAATAAACATGTGGGTAGTTCTGCAGCATGTGTTTACAGCTATGTAAATACAAACGTGGTTGCAGGACTGGACCATGGAGAGAACACATTAACTGATGAAACCAGATGCAGCAATGCAGACAGGTCCTAATACAGATGGAGCCACAGTCTGCAACATGAATCTTGACAGCACTCAACACCCTTTGACTCTGCCactgtgtaaaataaatgagagaaattaGAGCAGCAGTGAACGGTTTTTGCAATACTGTGCCCTGTACTTACACAATACAAATTATTAGCACTGCATAGATTTGTGATTCTAAAACCAATAAGAGCCTTTTGGCACCATTTCaaccttttgttttcagcagtccAATTTCGCAGATTCAAACACAGTACATGTTCAATCCTGCAAAATCTACCACAGActacaaatatgtatttttttaatacaagccAATGGTGTACCTCAAAGCATGAGACTTAAGAATACCaatatattcaaataaaaacattttgtgtgtAAGGAAAAAGCTGGAATCGTATACACAAATTTGTAGTACTTCGGGCTTTCTGTTAATGAAACTAATTCTTTTTCACATAAGGAACATTAATAGCTCTCAAGTAGGACAGTGCACAAAAGCCCAAGACAATTATATAATTAATCATTTTTAGACAGAATGCTATGTTACACAATACTGGATCAAACAACGACAGTCTCTCAAGCAAGTCAGTATCTTGATACATattatatgcatttttataCTTTCCAAGCAGCTTTGTGAACCATCAGGAAATTTCAACACTAGGACTCCACTGGATCAATACACATATTCTGTTAAATTAACAGAATGTCCAATAGCAAACACTGCATTTAAATGCAGCACTTGATCTCCACCAGAACTAACTAGTTAAAAATAACCAGTTGTCTGCTCTTTTCcaaaaggagctgctgcagtgccattAGGTGAGACTTAGTCATTATGGCTAAGAAAGGAACAGATCACCTGAACCATCAAGCCTATAGGCCACTCTGCCAGGGCAGACTATGGAAAAGTCCTTGACTACTAAAACCGCATACCATTCCCACTCTTCTCCCTGACATTTAACTTCCTGCCAAGAGGCTTTAAATTTAGTTTTActccctttttttaatgtctttttcttttccaaagggaGAAGGCTTGTGAGTAAAAACTTGAAATTAGAGTGTTTTAATTAATACTCTTACAGGATTTATATACAATTTATCAACTGTAACTATAATACAGTATTTATACAACACcaatttatcattttaaaatatgtaaagagATGATATGGTAACTAGGGAAAACAAAGTATGTTTACAGCACTTCGACAAATGAACTAGCTTTCACTTCATCAACAGaacatgaaaatgtgaaatcGGTGTTGATTTAtgattgcaaaaataaaatcctacaCATACAAGGAATATAAACACACTTTGCAGTTGCTTAAGACAGACAGAATTAAATAATCAACACGCACTCATTCACTGAAGTCATCAATTTTACAAGCCTAAGTGTTGCACGCATCTGTTCAGACTAAATGTAAATCAGCCACATGGCTATAAGTTTCAGCCAAGAAGTTACAATGactctctcccctctccctaTTTCCTAATCTTGTTTCTGATCAGCTTGTCTGAAGTTATTTGAGTTTCCACATGTAAGAGCTACAGTATCACTTAGTTCTTAAAGGAGGTGTCTACCtcactgaagaaaggaaaaagaaatattcttcagAAACAAGTTCTTAAACAGAACCAGTAAGTATTGATCACAGTCATGGTTTAAGCACTATTTAATGCTTGTTAGTGCCATAAATCCTGCTTCCTTACCAGAGCGGGGCAAAAGAGACTAGCTGATAGATGTTATCTATCTTGAAGAACACTGTCATACCTCAGATGGATCTGTCACAGCCATCCTCGatcaaaggaaagcaaaacaataattctctcttaatttctttgctttttcacttcagttGTTTTGTAACTTATGAAACTATATGAAATTTGACTAAGCACTAAAATTCTCAAGGAAGAGCAAGTTTTAAGAAGTATATGGCAGAAACTAGTTGCCATTTAAGTGAATGACAATTTGAGTATTTTATACCCATAAATATGAACCAAAGATTTCAGAGAGAAGTGACAAAGTAAAAACAAGAATACTGCTTACACAAAGTAGAAAGTAAATTTGTGGAACACTACTTCTATAAACACAATAAAGTCCAGATCATCATCCCTCATTTGGATTAGTATTTATACAACTGCTTGGAAAATTATGCAGAAAGATCATTCAGGGTCATCTCAAGAGGAACTTAAATACTGCTGTAAATACTTCTAAAACACAGTTAATAGCAGCCATGATCTCCTCAACTGTTGGCTTGAGGAACACCTTTCTCACCCATCCAAAGATACACAATTAGCTACAACCAAGCATACAGCTTTCAAGTCATTGATTAGGATAATGCTATAGTTCTCTTGGACTTCTGTCAATACAATAAAGACGACGGATTACTTGAAAGATAAATCAGACATCTTTTGATTTAGAGTAACCAAATGTAAATCCAGTTGCCCAACAAGACTAGACAGTGCTAATAACCATTTACATCAATCATCACATTAAAGGGATTTGTAGCAAGAGGAAAGAGATGCCACCCTTTACATGTGGGACTGGAAAAACATCACTGCTCCTACCTGTTAGTGCAGGTTTATTGGGTAGCAAACCTACTGGGGTGGAAACAGTTTGCACATACATTTCAGAACCTCGTTCAACTCCTCATCTCTGAAAACAGCTCTATCCTGAAGTATCCTCTGGGATACCAGTCGAGTGAACTCCCAGTTTCACATCATATGCTATGTGTAATAGTAGAACATGTTCAGAATTGGTAAAACTGCAAAAGACAACTTCAAAACAGAATGATAACTTCTGCAGCTTACTCtggattttatgtattttattgcaagcaCGTGTCAAGTCCCCATTTTGGCCAGAACTTGCAGTTCTACACTTGccttctttttaacatttaaatgcaCATCCAGGTCAATCTATTGGAATACTCAGGAGTAGGTACCTTCCACGAAATTACTGTATAAAAGGAGGCAGCAGATACTGTCTTCTTCCTTTAGTCTCTATTTTGGGTAAAGTGCTGCTGAGCCCTGATTTCCCACGGCTGGGTCTCTTCATGGGGACTTCAGtatcctttccttcctctgaatcTTGCCCTGGTATCCAACTGAAAATTGAAgtcaatatattaaaaacatgcattttgcaaaagaaatgctttagaGTGCTTGTGAAATCTTGGCACTTTGTAACATCAGAATAAAGcccaaaatacagcagaatttactgtaaagaaaactAGTGACGTAGCCAACAAGCCACAGGGTTCTTCCAATGAAACAGACATTGTATCATCTTAAATCtcactaaaaattaaaaatacgTGATAGGTGTCCTGTGTAACaacaaaaatgacagaaaagcaTAGTGGGGTGGCAAGGAACATGGGAAAACACGGTAGTGTCAATCTGCTTAGATCTCTTTTTCTAAACTTAACTGATAAGCTGAAGGAGTAAAATTCAGACTGGGTCAAAGTGGGAGTCACTGCAAATGTCAGTGAGGAAAAGGATAACTTAAatacaagaagggaaaaaaaaaaacaaacaaccaaagcacagtaaaaagagaaataatattcAGCTTGTGAAATCTGCAGGTTTATTCTTGGCAGTtacaaaaaaggcatttaatgGAAGCAAAAGATGACAgtaaagctaaaataaaagcTACGGAGCGCACTTACAGAAGCTAAATCGCAAGTTCTTTCCCAGTGCAGcagaaaaacatactttgaCCTTGGGAGAATTCTTCTGAATTTAGTCAGCCTTGAAGATGCCAGTTACAGACCGCAATTCAGCTGTACTCAGATTCAGGATGGATATTTCACCTCCATTTACTAACCTTCCTTCAGAATTGCAGCAAAATTTGTAAAGAGCTAAACTACATGATGACACAGCTTGTCCAAGACAAGCAGCTTCCGCTTTAAACCTTAATCTTACCCTAATATCTAAAATGTACTGAAGTTTACTTCTCTAATAAGACATTATATttccttggaaagaaaacagaacctAGGCAAACCCCCCAATGGTTTTAGCATATTATAAATTATGTCTGCATTTAGCATCTAACTTGGTTTTGGATACTTTTTCAGCCTCACTACTATACCAAGTAACAAATGTGGCAGAGCAGGATTACTGAAATGTACAGAGTTAACAGGACAAGGAAAATGTCACTTATCAGCCTTAGAATTTGGAGCAGTTAAATATAACCATGTGAGAGCCAGGCCTCTTCCTGCATGACAGGAGACACTTGGCTAGAAACTTAATTTCATCAGGCTCCCTTCACAATCTACAGACAGAAATACAGGCACATCATGTAATGATATGTATATTGATACTGcaatatatatatctctctctcaAATAGATATTTCAAGCATTAAATACACAGAGGTTTTTTCCTGTCCACAGAAATAGTAATAACTTGTCACTTTATGTATTAATATACTTTATATAGAAGGGGTACAAAAAGCTCCTACAACttcaataaaatacagaatggaagaaaaaacttAGGTACCATTTCAGCTGTATGTTCTTCACTATGCACCACActggctaaaaataaaagtgagcCCTGCACTACCTACGCTTAGAAAGTTTTGATACCATCTTTACAACATCCTAACTATTTTTTGAATGTCATGGAAACACAACCAAGACGTTTCTGAATAAAACAGGGGAAACTCCATCAATTACACTTTTAAAACTGACTTCTCGCTATTATGCTTAATGGctcactgttaaaaaaaccccaaactgtcaCTTATTATGAACTCAAGTCCTTCAAGAAAATTAAGAATAGCATAATTTGAATGTAAGAGTCAGCTTCAACAGTGAAAGCCTCTTTCAATAGCACAGCCTCTTCACTTAAACATTCTCTATACAGATCTCTTCCAATGACCCCAAAAGTTAGCTTGTCAAGATCTTACAATTACCTGACTAATATTGCTTAAACCaaagctttaataaaaagagTAGCAAAAATGCCTCATTTATCTGTCACACTCTAAGCCTAGTTCAATtcaaatatgcatttttctatCTCTTTTATACTCcaaaactttttcttcagatgtaCAGATGTATCACATCCATATTTTGAACGGAATTCAAAGGCAAGACCTACTCCGCTTAATGACACCAGTTTTACTGAATTGAGAGgtcttcttcagaaaacagggaagaggATGGCGAGCATCCATGGCGCTAGCAGGGAACACACCACAAGCACTCACCATCGACCTTTTGCATGCAAAAAACGTCATTTGCAAACTTCTGCAGTGTCCTTCCCTCAAGCACTGCTTCgggcttttgttttcctgtgagaCGAGAAAGAAAGGATTACAAACTTAACGGGTTACAGCAGCTCGTCAGTAAGACATCAAACTACTTCAGAGGATGTTTACTCGGGATTTTGTTACGGTACGGTGACTCGCGCTTCCTTCTGAAGTTGACATTTCTTAACCTGCTTTAAAACGCGAATTAACGGGCCTGAAGGGGCCCCGGGGCGCGCTGAGCCCGGGGAGGCGAGTGCGGCACCAGCAGCGGCGGTGCGCAGCGCTCACCTGCAGGACGCAGGGGCTCTCCAGGAGGCACTGCCGCAGGTCCTCTCTCACCCCCCCGCAGGCCTGCCTGTCCTCCTCTTTATCCTCATAGTACTTAGGCATGGCGGCGAGGCCGGCTCTACACCTCGCTGCGGCCTACCCGGGCACCGCCACCGCCACCCGCCACCATCTTGGACACCCTTACCCCTATCGCCGCTTCCGGCGGcgaggaggaaggggaggggtgGGCCCGGGAAGGAACCCGGGCGCCTGCGCCGCCGACGTTGCCGGAAGGCCGCGGGCTTggggggcggcggcgccgggcgaGGCGGGGGTCGCGCCGTGGGCCGGGCAGCAGGTGAGGCCCCGTCCCGGCGGCGGTCGCTGTGGGAGGAGCGGCGCGGTGCGAGCCCGGCTGCTGGCGGGGGATGAGGGGGTGTCGGTGCTTCCCGCCCCGGCGCTGGGACGCGGGTCCCGCGGagggggcggcggcggctgctgctTGTGGGGCGGTCGCGGCGGTCGCTTCGGGCGATGCCGGGCTGATGCGGGCTGAGCAGCGGATGGGGAGACCCGTAATCTttcccctgccctggctgcGCGCTCCGGCCTTACTCCTCCTGCGGAGCCCGGCGGCCGCCAGCGGCTTGAGTCGCTTTTGCGATGGGGCGGCAGGGTTGGGGCCGCCTGGCAGGCGGTGCTGAAGCAGAGGtgcctgctcctccttcccGCTTACTGCCCTCCCCAGCAGTCAGCAAAGGGAGTGTCAGGACGCGGCGGGCTCGTCTGTGACTGTCTCAGTTCGTACTTGTGTGTAGCGTTTGTAACTTGTGTGGCCCGAATGGCCTGGTTGTGTTTTCAGGCCTCGTTTCTAAGCCGAATGCATCTTTTGAAATTCCTTCTTCAGCGAAATGCTGCCAACCACCTCAGTTAGTTCCCGGAGCCAGGGCAATGGTGTGCTGAGCCCCAGGGATGCCGCAAGGCACACAGCCGGAGCGAAGCGCTACAAGTACCTGCGGAGGCTCTTCCACTTCCGACAGATGGACTTCGAGTTTGCTCTTTGGCAGATGCTTTACCTGTTCACTTCACCGCAGAGGGTTTATAGAAACTTCcactacagaaaacagacaaaggACCAATGGGCAAGAGATGATCCCGCTTTCTTAGTACTTCTCAGTATCTGGCTCTGCGGTGAGTGCAAGGAAATTGCAtaaaagagagggagggaaagttCAGGGATGGGCATTCGTGGCCCTTCtaataacacacacacacaaaaggacCAATCTATATGGATTATCTTTTAATCAAAGTTGAATAGCAGAAAATGGCCTAACCATTTGGAAGTTAAAGTGGGAATTAGAAAATGGAGGAGACAACTAATACTATGTAGTCTTGAATTATTCTTTCTATTGCAACCCATTTCCTATTGCATTTCAAACTACGTAGTTCCCTGTAACTTTACAGACAGTAATAAAATGCCATGCCATACAGCAAtgctttacttaaaaaatatgaaCACTTGGTTTAGCTGAACATTACAGATAAAATGCTGTCTTTACAGTAAAGACCCTGGTGAGATTCTGCATATCGCAGAATTAAGCTATAAACAAAGCCTCTTGTGTAGTTTTTAGACTGAACTGcaaatataatatattttatccTAGGCATCTTCTGTTACATAGCACACTGCTGTTAGTAGTACCAAAACTCTTAGTTCTGAACTATCACCGCACACATGGTTTGGGTTAACAAGGAGCTTTTATAAACCAAAGTATATCCTATTGTACTgttgtgtggctttttttgaAAAGAGTTTGGGTAGAGCAATAGAATTTGCTGTTACGCTGTTAAGCCCAAATACAGGCGAGTGTTCTCTAATTTGTGAAAGGGATTATATTATGAATAAATAGCCTTATGCTTAGTTTTGGGTGGAAAACAACCAGTTGTTGGACTGAAAAtctcaggaagaaaagtaagaaGGAAACTTGACGTTTTGTAACAGTATACTCAAATAGACATACTGCTTTAAGATcacatgctttcttttccacagcTAACTTAAATAACCTTGTTCTCCTTTCAGTATCTACTGTAGgatttggatttgtgctggacatggggttttttgaaaCAATAAAGCTGCTACTTTGGGTTGTATTCATCGACTGCGTAGGTGTTGGCCTCCTGATTGCAACTCTGATGTGGTAAGTAGCAAAGGCTGAAACTGGAGTCAGTATTGCTAATCAGACACGGGTTGTCCCCTGCTGTTTGCATGACACTTGGTTGTCTGGGGCAACATTATGAAGTATGTATTGAATATAGATTTTGTGCTGTCATGGTAATTGTTTcaaaatgttgctttaaaagAGGATGTATCTTTACTATTGTTTCCTGCAAAAGGTGAATGCTCAGAAAGTCTGTATTACGGTGAACATTTcaactggttttctttcttcttgtgctgGTTAATCTTCAGCAGTAATGCCAGATCAAGAGTGTGGTGATCAAAACCAATATTACTTAATTCCTTATTTTGGTTGAAAAGCTTAGGTAATACAAGCCTAAGGATGACTATGTTTAAGTAGGGCAGGACACAATTGGCTCATGCTTCTTTCTGATGATTTTAGCTATTATTTCCACTGTAAGCAGTGTTGGTTCTATTTTGTGCATGTTTGCTGGTCACTGCCAGTTTTAGCCTGGAACGTCCAGAGACTTAAAGAAAGGGAGAGCAGTAGGGAGTAAGTTTATAACCTGGGCCTGAGCACATCAGAGGAAGCTACCACAAAAACCCTGGTGTCTTAACTTCTTATTTCTGAGAATGTGTTGACTTCTTGTTCCTCTTATAAACGGGATACATTTTCTGATGTCAGCAGAACTTCAGCTGGAGAAAACAAAGTCTTGAATCTTGTTCCTGAGCCTGTTGCACCAGGCAGCACACATTCTGTTAGGGCTTGTCTTCAAGAAGAAGAATGGGCTCACCTTAAGCTTGCTATCCCTGccctttttctgtgcttgcagtGCACCAGTTCTGTGAGGATGAGTTAAACCATCTCTGCAGCAGATGCGCCGATTGTGTACGGGCACTTGTCTGAAGTTACCTCCTGTGTACAACCCAAAGAACTTGTGACTGCAGCGATAAATTGTAGCActgatgtatttaaaacaaagctttgtttctgtgttacCAGGAATGTGTCTCAGCTGCCTCTTGAATGCAAGGGGTGTAATTACAgttttaacaaaaacattttggcAATAGTCTGACCCGCATAATTCTTGCGTATTTTCTCCCAGATAGTGGAAACTTTGTCAGGGTAGAGCTAGGATCACATGTGGCTTCTTCTCTCAAAGCAATGCTTTGTTGGTCAGCTCTGCGGTCACATTAACAACATTCTCAATTGTCTTCTCGTGTAGGTTCATTTCTAATAAGTACTTggtgaagcagcaaaacagagacTACGATGTGGAGTGGGGATATGCCTTTGATGTGCATCTGAACGCTTTCTATCCACTCCTagtcattttgcattttatccAGCTGTTTTTCATCAACTGTAAGTAGAATATTTTGGGTGCTCTGCTTCAGAATCATGCTGTGTCACAACAGCTGAGAGCAGTTGTCTCTTCCAGATGTCATCATATCCGATTCTGTCATCGGGTATTTTGTTGGGAATACATTATGGCTGATTGCAATTGGCTACTACATCTATGTGACATTCCTAGGATACAGTGGTGAGTAACGGCaacttcttttctatttgaCTAAAAATAAGAGCATGATTTCAGCCTATTAATTTGTAAAGCAGAGACTCAGCTGGGTGTTGAAGTAATTCTATCTTCATCGTGAAAGAAGTGAAAGATAAAAATTTCCCAATCCCTGTGTCCAGCTGTGTGGACATCTTAACCAAAAAATCATATTCTTCGCCATACAAGCCCTGTATTAGCCCTGTAGCACAACAACGTGTTTTTCTAGTTCCTCTGTAAATCCAAATCAAAACATTTGCATTATATAAAAATTCTGTCATGAGTTTAAGACAACATTTCCCAGGGTGTTACCTCTCTCAGTTACCTCAAGTACTCTCTGATCTGTGATGGTGGTAGGACTAGTAGGGCAGAGATGACAGCAgaaggcaggcagagcagcactggtttTTCTCGCTGTCTTCCCCCCCAGCCATTCTACATGAAGCGCTTTCCTGGAAAGAGCACTGCTTCatgcttgctttggttttgtttctgtttcagcattGCCCTTTTTGAAGAACACAGCTATTCTTTTGTATCCATTCACCCTTCTCATCATGCTCTACTTGATCTCCTTGGCGTGTGGATGGAACTTCACCAAAATGCTTTGTTCCTTCTATAAGTACagagtgaaataaaaccaggacTTCATGTATctaatgtttattttggtttatctTGGCTGTCTTGACAGtaaagaaaagagcattttgtAAATGGTTGTAAATTTCTCTTTATTGTAGATAATTGTGTAAAAAAGTTTGAagtgtcctttttttttattaaaatatttacaacagTAAACATGTTAGCAATTTGTCCAAATACTTTTGCAGTACATTCCTAAAACCAAGTTACTTGTACATCTCTGTAGCTTAAATTTAACTGCACCAAGTCTATTTAGCATAACTCTTACTGCAGCTATTTTGCACATACTGGCATAAGCTTTACATTATGAGGGTTTTAAGTGACaccaaaaagcagttttattgaAGAATAATATTGGAATACCTTGCCTTGGGATTGGGTGAACGTATGGATCTCTGTAGTATTGCAATGGTAAAGCAACAGCTGTCTCTAGATATGAAACTGTCCCCTCCTTTCATAAAAGAACTTGAGaacaggtttatttttgtgACTACTTCAAATACGCATGGACAACTCTGGCacacagaagaaacagtgaTGAAAGGCACAATTAACATGACCCCTATCAGGTTTCCAAATATAGCAGCAAGTTTTTAAACCAATCTCTATTCTAACATCCACCCTTACACGTGGCAGGTCAGTGAGCACAGAAGGAAAGTACAAGTTTCATTTGGCTACAAGGGTGGGCTCATGGCAATGCCTGCAGCTATAAGGGCCAC
Protein-coding regions in this window:
- the LOC115604172 gene encoding cytochrome c oxidase assembly factor 5; translation: MPKYYEDKEEDRQACGGVREDLRQCLLESPCVLQENKSPKQCLREGHCRSLQMTFFACKRSMLDTRARFRGRKGY
- the UNC50 gene encoding protein unc-50 homolog — protein: MLPTTSVSSRSQGNGVLSPRDAARHTAGAKRYKYLRRLFHFRQMDFEFALWQMLYLFTSPQRVYRNFHYRKQTKDQWARDDPAFLVLLSIWLCVSTVGFGFVLDMGFFETIKLLLWVVFIDCVGVGLLIATLMWFISNKYLVKQQNRDYDVEWGYAFDVHLNAFYPLLVILHFIQLFFINYVIISDSVIGYFVGNTLWLIAIGYYIYVTFLGYSALPFLKNTAILLYPFTLLIMLYLISLACGWNFTKMLCSFYKYRVK